From Polaribacter butkevichii, a single genomic window includes:
- a CDS encoding group III truncated hemoglobin, translating into MKEIENREDIYVLVTTFYDAIRKNDLLGPIFNHHLSKEQWPPHLEKLTDFWVTALLGDVCFKGSPSKAHLKVDKFLNHTMSQVHFGKWLEIWFTTIDSLYEGEVAQRAKDASRRMATGQYLYVFKNRES; encoded by the coding sequence ATGAAAGAAATAGAAAATAGAGAAGATATTTACGTATTGGTTACTACTTTTTATGATGCTATTAGAAAAAACGACCTTTTAGGCCCTATTTTTAATCATCATTTAAGTAAAGAGCAATGGCCACCTCACTTAGAAAAATTAACTGATTTTTGGGTAACAGCCTTATTAGGTGATGTTTGTTTTAAAGGAAGCCCTAGCAAAGCGCATTTAAAAGTAGATAAGTTTCTAAATCATACTATGAGTCAAGTTCACTTTGGCAAATGGTTAGAAATTTGGTTTACAACCATAGATTCTTTATACGAAGGAGAGGTTGCTCAAAGAGCCAAAGATGCTTCTAGAAGAATGGCTACAGGGCAATATTTATATGTTTTTAAAAATAGAGAGTCTTAA